From the Scylla paramamosain isolate STU-SP2022 chromosome 15, ASM3559412v1, whole genome shotgun sequence genome, one window contains:
- the LOC135107423 gene encoding uncharacterized protein LOC135107423 isoform X3, translating into MRLRDSSGRHRRSSLYGYPSSTLLPSGGSVGGMRPRVNKLQTLEAKMASIEVSLGWKRRREALLETLPRAARDLVRELDALHQALRDKDTVIQSLKTQITNLGGTVGGGGEGGGALTETERRSVQDRLAKVQSELDSKRVTVKNLKLSLEKIDITDNIDVRIRAAELEYELEREELNILNLKEEANVLNTRLQENTPSPAANGTPGKNSSLHSLLTSAGGAAALGGASLLSLSVPHTPGNPPFHVTPRPPLGCVIDWATDDTRLKKGDRLVEVNGESVVGCGLEQVTRVMAGATLLNLVVARPITGTAGRKSEDRGKEVKELSAKLDKTIKEKDSYKSDNTRLSHRISYLEEQVLELQNALSRTRESGRTPPEGEAIVTTSHQPGATVIQRSGSLYVPHSMFMGYRRSLQVFQKGEQRLAVASPELGNGEMEHAQQYPTLPRIRSPDSSLSSPTSCSSSSSSSASCDPHHSHQHSTKGQGGPPKQPNTEHHTRVLSPRPESKNEDSRPPSRTKPIPPKKPERLSLQRTTSLQNVEEGPANPSLPSRSTCTTSTSRHHHPLQAWPSLDTDIHCQERDLSSQVLCDRGRERPDYHSHESIYEKQQELPPPDYTSSWGHDHHLCPSGGGGSGGGDGSVMMVVSASPIVTGESLSRRPTPQGASATTVTTTTTTLNERPRLHHHHYNRQQPSTRRPLSPDASYHLDSHIPGSHEDAREIYSHTTTTTHYSAAANHSHHHRSSHLHHHDHNSHQRVSTLSHHSHFTLHSPPTPVASRNSTTLTMAASPRPHEQWC; encoded by the exons ATGGCGAGCATCGAGGTGTCCCttgggtggaagaggaggcgggAGGCACTGCTGGAGACGCTACCTAGAGCCGCCAGGGACTTGGTGCGGGAACTGGACGCCCTCCATCAGGCTCTGAGAGATAAGGACACCGTCATACAATC CCTCAAGACGCAGATCACCAACCTCGGCGGGACGGTGGGCGGCGGAGGGGAGGGTGGCGGTGCGCTGACGGAGACGGAAAGGAGGAGTGTGCAGGACAGGCTGGCCAAGGTGCAAAGCGAGCTGGACTCCAAGCGCGTCACCGTCAAGAACCTCAAACTCTCCCTGGAGAAGATCGACATTACTGA CAACATCGACGTAAGGATTCGCGCCGCTGAGTTGGAGTACGAGTTGGAGAGGGAAGAGCTCAACATTCTGAACCTGAAGGAGGAAGCAAACGTCCTCAACACCCGCCTTCAGGAAAACACTCCCTCCCCTGCTGCCAATGGCACCCCTGGAAAAaattcttccctccactccctgctGACGTCTGCGGGAGGGGCGGCGGCGCTGGGAGGAGCCTCCCTGCTCAGCCTCAGTGTGCCGCACACCCCCGGCAACCCACCCTTCCACGTAACGCCGCGCCCCCCACTGGGCTGTGTCATCGACTGGGCCACGGACGACACGCGGCTCAAGAAGGGCGACAG ATTGGTTGAGGTGAACGGCGAAAGCGTGGTGGGGTGCGGGCTGGAGCAGGTCACGCGGGTCATGGCCGGCGCCACGCTACTCAATCTTGTCGTGGCGCGGCCCATCACAG GAACTGCTGGCCGCAAGTCAgaagacagaggaaaggaagtgaaggagctTTCAGCTAAATTAGACAAGACAATTAAGGAGAAAGACTCATACAA gaGCGACAATACTCGGCTCAGTCACCGCATCAGCTACTTGGAGGAGCAGGTACTAGAGCTGCAGAATGCCCTCTCCCGCACCCGTGAGTCAGGGAGAACCCCACCAGAGGGCGAGGCCATTGTTACCACATCCCACCAGCCTGGCGCCACAGTCATCCAG CGCTCAGGCTCACTATATGTCCCCCACAGCATGTTCATGGGCTACAGACGCTCACTTCAG GTGTTCCAGAAGGGGGAGCAGCGCCTGGCTGTAGCAAGCCCTGAGCTGGGCAATGGAGAGATGGAGCATGCACAACAATACCCCACTCTACCCCGTATTAGGTCCCCagactcttccctctcttctcctacctcatgttcctcttcttcctcctcttctgcttcctgtgatccccaccacagccaccagcacTCCACCAAAGGACAGGGAGGGCCACCAAAGCAACCAAATACTGAACACCACACGAGAGTTCTCTCACCAAGACCTGAATCAAAAAATGAG GACTCCCGGCCACCTTCCCGCACCAAACCCATTCCACCCAAGAAGCCAGAGCGCCTCAGTCTGCAGCGCACCACCAGCCTGCAGAACGTGGAGGAGGGACCCGCAAACCCCTCCCTACCTTCACGTTCTACCTGCACCACATCTACCTCACGGCATCACCATCCCCTCCAGGCATGGCCTTCTCTTGACACCGACATTCACTGTCAAGAACGTGACCTATCTTCTCAGGTCTTGTGTGACAGAGGTCGTGAGAGGCCAGATTACCACAGCCATGAAAGTATCTATGAGAAGCAACAAGAATTGCCACCTCCTGACTACACTAGTTCCTGGGGCCATGACCACCACCTCTGTcccagcggtggtggtggtagtggtggtggtgatggcagtgtaatgatggtggtgagtgcAAGCCCCATTGTTACTGGTGAATCCCTTAGTCGGCGGCCAACTCCTCAAGGTGCTTCagccaccacagtcaccaccacaaccacaactctCAATGAAAGGCcccgtctccaccaccaccactataaccgCCAACAACCCAGTACCCGCCGGCCCCTCTCCCCAGATGCCTCCTACCACCTGGACTCACACATTCCTGGGAGTCATGAGGACGCCAGGGAAATCTACagtcacaccaccactactacccacTACAGTGCTGCTGCTAACCATTCCCACCACCACAGGAGCAGTCACCTTCATCACCATGACCATAATTCTCACCAAAGGGTATCTACACTGAGCCACCACAGTCACTTCACCCTGCATAGTCCCCCTACACCTGTGGCTTCCCGTAactccaccaccctcaccatggCTGCAAGCCCTCGTCCTCATGAACAGTGGTgctga
- the LOC135107423 gene encoding uncharacterized protein LOC135107423 isoform X4: protein MDTEDRCMMGEVMHVQMASIEVSLGWKRRREALLETLPRAARDLVRELDALHQALRDKDTVIQSLKTQITNLGGTVGGGGEGGGALTETERRSVQDRLAKVQSELDSKRVTVKNLKLSLEKIDITDNIDVRIRAAELEYELEREELNILNLKEEANVLNTRLQENTPSPAANGTPGKNSSLHSLLTSAGGAAALGGASLLSLSVPHTPGNPPFHVTPRPPLGCVIDWATDDTRLKKGDRLVEVNGESVVGCGLEQVTRVMAGATLLNLVVARPITGTAGRKSEDRGKEVKELSAKLDKTIKEKDSYKSDNTRLSHRISYLEEQVLELQNALSRTRESGRTPPEGEAIVTTSHQPGATVIQRSGSLYVPHSMFMGYRRSLQVFQKGEQRLAVASPELGNGEMEHAQQYPTLPRIRSPDSSLSSPTSCSSSSSSSASCDPHHSHQHSTKGQGGPPKQPNTEHHTRVLSPRPESKNEDSRPPSRTKPIPPKKPERLSLQRTTSLQNVEEGPANPSLPSRSTCTTSTSRHHHPLQAWPSLDTDIHCQERDLSSQVLCDRGRERPDYHSHESIYEKQQELPPPDYTSSWGHDHHLCPSGGGGSGGGDGSVMMVVSASPIVTGESLSRRPTPQGASATTVTTTTTTLNERPRLHHHHYNRQQPSTRRPLSPDASYHLDSHIPGSHEDAREIYSHTTTTTHYSAAANHSHHHRSSHLHHHDHNSHQRVSTLSHHSHFTLHSPPTPVASRNSTTLTMAASPRPHEQWC from the exons ATGGCGAGCATCGAGGTGTCCCttgggtggaagaggaggcgggAGGCACTGCTGGAGACGCTACCTAGAGCCGCCAGGGACTTGGTGCGGGAACTGGACGCCCTCCATCAGGCTCTGAGAGATAAGGACACCGTCATACAATC CCTCAAGACGCAGATCACCAACCTCGGCGGGACGGTGGGCGGCGGAGGGGAGGGTGGCGGTGCGCTGACGGAGACGGAAAGGAGGAGTGTGCAGGACAGGCTGGCCAAGGTGCAAAGCGAGCTGGACTCCAAGCGCGTCACCGTCAAGAACCTCAAACTCTCCCTGGAGAAGATCGACATTACTGA CAACATCGACGTAAGGATTCGCGCCGCTGAGTTGGAGTACGAGTTGGAGAGGGAAGAGCTCAACATTCTGAACCTGAAGGAGGAAGCAAACGTCCTCAACACCCGCCTTCAGGAAAACACTCCCTCCCCTGCTGCCAATGGCACCCCTGGAAAAaattcttccctccactccctgctGACGTCTGCGGGAGGGGCGGCGGCGCTGGGAGGAGCCTCCCTGCTCAGCCTCAGTGTGCCGCACACCCCCGGCAACCCACCCTTCCACGTAACGCCGCGCCCCCCACTGGGCTGTGTCATCGACTGGGCCACGGACGACACGCGGCTCAAGAAGGGCGACAG ATTGGTTGAGGTGAACGGCGAAAGCGTGGTGGGGTGCGGGCTGGAGCAGGTCACGCGGGTCATGGCCGGCGCCACGCTACTCAATCTTGTCGTGGCGCGGCCCATCACAG GAACTGCTGGCCGCAAGTCAgaagacagaggaaaggaagtgaaggagctTTCAGCTAAATTAGACAAGACAATTAAGGAGAAAGACTCATACAA gaGCGACAATACTCGGCTCAGTCACCGCATCAGCTACTTGGAGGAGCAGGTACTAGAGCTGCAGAATGCCCTCTCCCGCACCCGTGAGTCAGGGAGAACCCCACCAGAGGGCGAGGCCATTGTTACCACATCCCACCAGCCTGGCGCCACAGTCATCCAG CGCTCAGGCTCACTATATGTCCCCCACAGCATGTTCATGGGCTACAGACGCTCACTTCAG GTGTTCCAGAAGGGGGAGCAGCGCCTGGCTGTAGCAAGCCCTGAGCTGGGCAATGGAGAGATGGAGCATGCACAACAATACCCCACTCTACCCCGTATTAGGTCCCCagactcttccctctcttctcctacctcatgttcctcttcttcctcctcttctgcttcctgtgatccccaccacagccaccagcacTCCACCAAAGGACAGGGAGGGCCACCAAAGCAACCAAATACTGAACACCACACGAGAGTTCTCTCACCAAGACCTGAATCAAAAAATGAG GACTCCCGGCCACCTTCCCGCACCAAACCCATTCCACCCAAGAAGCCAGAGCGCCTCAGTCTGCAGCGCACCACCAGCCTGCAGAACGTGGAGGAGGGACCCGCAAACCCCTCCCTACCTTCACGTTCTACCTGCACCACATCTACCTCACGGCATCACCATCCCCTCCAGGCATGGCCTTCTCTTGACACCGACATTCACTGTCAAGAACGTGACCTATCTTCTCAGGTCTTGTGTGACAGAGGTCGTGAGAGGCCAGATTACCACAGCCATGAAAGTATCTATGAGAAGCAACAAGAATTGCCACCTCCTGACTACACTAGTTCCTGGGGCCATGACCACCACCTCTGTcccagcggtggtggtggtagtggtggtggtgatggcagtgtaatgatggtggtgagtgcAAGCCCCATTGTTACTGGTGAATCCCTTAGTCGGCGGCCAACTCCTCAAGGTGCTTCagccaccacagtcaccaccacaaccacaactctCAATGAAAGGCcccgtctccaccaccaccactataaccgCCAACAACCCAGTACCCGCCGGCCCCTCTCCCCAGATGCCTCCTACCACCTGGACTCACACATTCCTGGGAGTCATGAGGACGCCAGGGAAATCTACagtcacaccaccactactacccacTACAGTGCTGCTGCTAACCATTCCCACCACCACAGGAGCAGTCACCTTCATCACCATGACCATAATTCTCACCAAAGGGTATCTACACTGAGCCACCACAGTCACTTCACCCTGCATAGTCCCCCTACACCTGTGGCTTCCCGTAactccaccaccctcaccatggCTGCAAGCCCTCGTCCTCATGAACAGTGGTgctga